Proteins encoded within one genomic window of Streptomyces sp. NBC_00523:
- the cydB gene encoding cytochrome d ubiquinol oxidase subunit II yields MELHDVWFVLIAVLWTGYFFLEGFDFGIGVLTKLLARDRKERRVLINTIGPVWDGNEVWLLSAGGATFAAFPEWYATLFSGFYLPLLVILLCLIVRGVAFEYRAKRPEEKWQTNWEHAIFWTSLIPAVLWGVAFGNIVRGVKIDAHMEYTGSVLDLLNPYALLGGLVTLTLFTFHGAVFAGLKTAGDIRARARGLALKLGAVTAVLALAFLLWTQLENGDGRSLIAMVVAAAALVGAIGMTAAGREGWSFALSGVAIAATVAMLFLTLFPNVMPSSLNDAWSLTVTNASSSPYTLKIMTWCAGIATPVVLLYQGWTYWVFRKRIGTQHIAEAH; encoded by the coding sequence ATGGAACTCCACGACGTCTGGTTCGTGCTCATCGCCGTCCTGTGGACCGGCTACTTCTTCCTGGAGGGCTTCGACTTCGGAATCGGCGTCCTCACCAAGCTGCTGGCCCGGGACCGCAAGGAACGGCGGGTGCTGATCAACACCATCGGCCCGGTCTGGGACGGCAACGAGGTCTGGCTGCTCAGCGCCGGCGGAGCGACCTTCGCCGCGTTCCCCGAGTGGTACGCCACGCTGTTCTCCGGCTTCTACCTGCCGCTGCTGGTCATCCTGCTCTGCCTGATCGTGCGCGGTGTCGCCTTCGAGTACCGGGCGAAGCGGCCCGAGGAGAAGTGGCAGACCAACTGGGAGCACGCGATCTTCTGGACCTCGCTGATCCCCGCCGTGCTGTGGGGTGTGGCCTTCGGCAACATCGTGCGCGGCGTGAAGATCGACGCCCACATGGAGTACACGGGCAGCGTCCTCGACCTGCTGAACCCCTACGCGCTCCTCGGCGGCCTGGTCACCCTCACCCTCTTCACCTTCCACGGCGCGGTGTTCGCCGGGCTGAAGACGGCCGGTGACATCCGGGCCCGGGCGCGTGGGCTGGCCCTGAAGCTGGGCGCCGTCACGGCTGTGCTCGCGCTCGCCTTCCTCCTCTGGACCCAGCTCGAGAACGGGGACGGGCGGAGCCTGATCGCGATGGTCGTCGCCGCGGCGGCGCTGGTCGGTGCCATCGGGATGACCGCGGCAGGCCGTGAGGGGTGGTCCTTCGCGCTCTCCGGAGTGGCCATCGCGGCGACGGTCGCCATGTTGTTCCTGACGCTCTTCCCGAACGTCATGCCGTCCTCGCTGAACGATGCCTGGAGCCTCACGGTCACCAACGCCTCGTCCAGCCCGTACACGCTGAAGATCATGACCTGGTGTGCCGGGATCGCCACCCCGGTCGTACTGCTCTACCAGGGGTGGACGTACTGGGTGTTCCGCAAGCGGATCGGCACCCAGCACATCGCCGAAGCGCACTGA